The proteins below come from a single Priestia megaterium NBRC 15308 = ATCC 14581 genomic window:
- a CDS encoding LysE family translocator: MVENFYLFVITCVFLIILPGPDTAIMTKNTLTVGKQGGFKTMIGICCALSIHTLTAIVGLSAIIAKSALLFSIFKYIGAVYLIYLGIKSLWTLRNQETTETVVKIKYKNTSSFKQGFLTNLLNPKIAVFFLTFLPQFVNPGSHTFMPFLILGMTYIVLTIVWYLFYIYLLNQISAFMKKPKTQKAIEGITGTILIGFGIKLALEKAHT; encoded by the coding sequence ATAGTGGAAAACTTTTATTTGTTCGTAATTACATGTGTATTTCTAATTATTTTACCTGGTCCAGATACTGCTATCATGACAAAAAACACTCTTACTGTTGGAAAACAGGGAGGTTTTAAAACAATGATTGGGATTTGTTGCGCGTTATCTATTCATACATTAACTGCTATTGTAGGGCTTTCGGCGATTATTGCGAAATCAGCTCTGTTATTTTCGATCTTCAAATATATTGGTGCGGTGTACTTAATTTATTTAGGTATCAAGTCATTATGGACATTGAGAAATCAAGAAACAACTGAAACGGTTGTCAAAATTAAGTATAAAAACACGTCTTCTTTTAAACAAGGTTTTCTTACCAATCTCCTAAATCCAAAAATAGCTGTTTTTTTCTTAACCTTCCTACCACAGTTTGTGAATCCTGGAAGCCATACTTTTATGCCGTTTCTTATACTTGGGATGACTTATATTGTATTAACTATCGTGTGGTATTTATTTTATATCTATTTACTTAACCAGATTAGTGCTTTTATGAAAAAGCCTAAGACACAAAAGGCTATCGAGGGAATAACAGGTACTATATTAATAGGATTTGGTATAAAACTCGCTCTGGAAAAGGCTCATACTTAG
- a CDS encoding S8 family peptidase, which produces MRTLRILLLNAICFTLILCFSFSNAVAAEESSYSILMKDSADFNLALNQLEKEKQEVIYSIPEIKLIQVQGVKNKILSTLHSGNIDEINKSNGEFKTYTPNINKQSISDNQAIWNQQWDMKRITHNGESYKMFTPTGAVSVGVVDSGLPEDHSDFKNISIANSKNLVPKNGYQGKEPWETGNVDQLTDLTGHGTGVISQINADGLMKGVAPNIPVTMYRAFGKSSAEAIWVIKGIIEAAKDGNDVINISAGSYLLKNGKYSDGSNDKTEIKAYEKAIQYANKRGSIVVSALGNDSVDVNKKNNLLNILNNQLEEESKSAKGIVQDIPAQLPNVISVASTGPNQEISSFSNYGKNQIDFTAPGGDIQLLNKYGSDTWLEDELFKKELILVAHPQGGYYFNYGNSLATPKVSGALALVIDKYGYKNKPHKAVNKLKKSSTGQNEIDLYNALKN; this is translated from the coding sequence ATGCGAACTCTAAGAATACTTTTGCTTAATGCTATATGTTTTACACTTATCCTATGTTTTTCTTTTAGTAACGCTGTTGCTGCAGAAGAATCTTCTTATTCTATCTTGATGAAAGATTCTGCAGATTTTAATTTAGCTCTAAATCAATTAGAAAAGGAAAAACAAGAGGTTATATACTCTATACCAGAAATAAAATTGATACAAGTTCAAGGAGTGAAAAATAAAATATTATCTACACTTCATTCAGGTAATATTGATGAAATTAATAAATCAAATGGAGAATTTAAAACATACACACCAAATATTAATAAACAAAGTATATCTGATAACCAAGCGATTTGGAATCAACAATGGGATATGAAACGAATTACCCACAATGGAGAAAGCTATAAAATGTTTACTCCAACAGGGGCAGTTTCTGTAGGAGTTGTAGATTCAGGATTACCCGAGGACCATTCTGATTTTAAAAACATTTCTATTGCCAATTCTAAGAACCTTGTTCCCAAAAACGGTTATCAAGGTAAGGAGCCATGGGAAACAGGAAATGTTGATCAACTTACAGATTTAACAGGACATGGTACAGGTGTAATTAGTCAAATAAACGCTGACGGTTTGATGAAAGGCGTTGCCCCTAACATTCCAGTAACTATGTATAGAGCATTTGGAAAAAGCTCTGCAGAAGCTATATGGGTAATAAAAGGCATAATTGAGGCAGCAAAAGATGGAAATGATGTTATTAATATCAGTGCAGGTTCTTACTTACTAAAAAACGGTAAATATTCTGATGGTAGTAACGATAAGACAGAAATTAAAGCATATGAAAAAGCTATTCAATATGCTAATAAAAGAGGCAGTATTGTTGTAAGTGCTCTAGGAAACGATTCAGTAGATGTTAATAAAAAAAATAACTTATTAAATATATTAAATAATCAATTGGAAGAGGAAAGTAAATCAGCAAAAGGAATTGTACAAGATATCCCTGCTCAATTACCTAATGTTATTTCTGTGGCTTCAACTGGCCCTAATCAAGAAATTTCTTCATTTTCTAACTATGGTAAAAACCAGATAGACTTTACTGCACCAGGTGGAGACATTCAATTGCTAAATAAATATGGATCAGACACTTGGCTCGAAGATGAATTATTTAAAAAAGAGCTCATTCTTGTAGCTCATCCTCAAGGAGGATACTACTTTAATTATGGTAATTCATTAGCTACCCCTAAGGTATCAGGGGCTTTAGCCTTAGTAATAGATAAATATGGTTATAAAAATAAGCCACATAAAGCTGTAAATAAGTTAAAGAAAAGCTCTACAGGACAGAATGAAATTGATTTATATAATGCTTTGAAAAATTAG
- a CDS encoding peptidase domain-containing ABC transporter, giving the protein MRKTKSKVKFIEQMESVECGLACFAMIADFHKINISLNELRNEYPAPREGFSFLNIEEIANDFNFDVAAYKADIGDLDQIMLPCIIQWGNNHFVVLERIEKSFYTIVDPNSGKAKLEKKEFEKKYSGFSLEFHFNGIDKSTLQQKKSERIVWKYFNKYRNLFFILVFISIIIQGLMTLIPLSTKWVTDNSLSAGDVDKLSNFGWLIVIFSVSFILMSLLRGLCIALLQKKLDSSIMNDFMHKLFHLPYSFFDNRSSGDLLFRANSAVFIRDIISTTMITIFIDLLLIITYTAVMINFSLDLSLLLLSLSILLAIILFVNSSVIRKITKKNIQDKVNSQSVLTENMYNIVDIKSLGLEKKRLELWSKKYSKELMSSQKLNVTQACLQTITGFFQVVVPLLVLWVGGHKFLQGEITLGTLIAFSSIAGSYVTPIISISNNYTQLISLGSYFSRIKDVLRTQDEQEKQDVTPYKVKGDITFDNVSFKYNKFSKYTLKSLNFTIKQGEKVAIVGPSGSGKSSISKLLLALYKVSEGRLLINNRDINEYDFHALRTSIGTVLQESKLFSGSISDNISMSKDNHEDLKVIDAARKSGILEDILSSPMGFETVISESGNNFSGGQRQRLLVARALYQEPSVIVFDEATSHLDFFTERHIENTLKELNITQIIIAHRLRTIQNADKIIYLEDGCIKEMGTHEQLLQNKSYYYNLYSQ; this is encoded by the coding sequence ATGAGAAAAACTAAAAGTAAAGTTAAATTCATAGAACAAATGGAAAGTGTTGAATGTGGATTAGCATGTTTTGCTATGATTGCTGATTTTCATAAAATAAATATATCCCTAAACGAATTAAGAAATGAATACCCTGCTCCTAGAGAAGGGTTTTCTTTCTTAAATATCGAAGAAATCGCTAATGATTTCAACTTTGATGTTGCTGCTTATAAAGCTGATATAGGAGATTTAGATCAGATTATGCTCCCTTGCATAATCCAGTGGGGAAACAATCACTTTGTAGTTCTTGAACGAATAGAAAAAAGTTTTTACACTATTGTAGATCCTAACTCAGGAAAAGCGAAGTTAGAAAAGAAGGAATTCGAAAAAAAATACTCAGGATTCTCATTAGAATTTCACTTTAATGGCATTGATAAATCTACTTTACAACAAAAAAAATCTGAAAGGATAGTATGGAAATACTTTAATAAGTACAGAAATTTATTTTTTATACTGGTTTTCATTTCTATAATTATCCAAGGTTTGATGACACTAATCCCACTAAGTACTAAGTGGGTGACGGATAACTCTTTATCTGCTGGAGATGTAGATAAACTATCTAATTTTGGCTGGCTAATAGTAATATTTTCAGTTTCTTTTATTCTAATGTCTCTTTTAAGAGGGCTATGTATTGCTCTATTGCAAAAAAAGTTAGACTCATCCATTATGAATGATTTTATGCATAAATTATTCCATCTTCCATACTCATTTTTTGATAATAGAAGTAGTGGTGACTTGTTATTTAGAGCAAATTCAGCAGTATTCATTAGAGATATAATATCTACTACAATGATAACCATTTTTATAGACTTATTACTAATAATAACGTACACAGCCGTGATGATTAACTTTTCTTTAGATCTAAGTCTCTTATTATTATCATTAAGCATTTTATTAGCCATTATATTATTTGTAAATTCAAGTGTTATCAGAAAAATAACAAAAAAGAATATTCAAGATAAAGTGAACTCTCAATCAGTTTTAACTGAAAACATGTACAATATCGTGGATATAAAGAGTTTAGGTTTGGAGAAGAAAAGATTAGAACTTTGGTCGAAAAAGTACTCTAAAGAGCTAATGAGTTCACAAAAATTAAATGTTACTCAAGCGTGCCTACAAACAATTACGGGATTTTTTCAAGTTGTAGTACCGTTACTTGTATTATGGGTAGGAGGCCACAAATTTTTGCAAGGAGAAATTACTTTAGGAACTTTAATTGCTTTTAGTTCTATTGCAGGGTCCTATGTTACTCCTATAATTTCAATAAGTAATAATTATACTCAGTTAATTTCATTAGGAAGTTATTTTTCTAGAATCAAAGATGTATTACGGACACAAGACGAACAGGAAAAACAAGATGTTACTCCTTATAAAGTTAAAGGTGATATTACTTTTGATAATGTATCTTTTAAATACAATAAATTTAGTAAGTATACTCTGAAATCTTTAAATTTCACTATTAAACAAGGAGAAAAAGTAGCCATTGTTGGTCCTTCTGGTTCTGGAAAAAGCTCTATTTCCAAATTGTTGCTTGCATTATATAAAGTTAGCGAAGGAAGGCTTTTAATTAATAATAGGGATATAAATGAGTATGATTTTCATGCTTTAAGAACTTCTATTGGTACGGTATTGCAAGAATCTAAATTGTTTTCTGGTTCAATAAGTGACAACATTTCTATGTCTAAAGATAACCATGAAGATTTAAAAGTTATTGATGCTGCAAGAAAGTCTGGAATTTTGGAAGATATACTCAGTTCCCCGATGGGGTTTGAAACAGTTATATCTGAAAGTGGAAATAACTTCTCTGGTGGACAAAGACAACGTCTCCTAGTTGCACGTGCTCTGTATCAAGAACCAAGTGTGATTGTCTTTGATGAGGCTACTAGTCATCTAGATTTTTTTACAGAGAGACATATAGAGAATACTTTAAAAGAGCTAAATATTACTCAAATAATCATTGCTCACAGATTAAGAACTATTCAAAATGCAGATAAGATAATTTATTTAGAAGATGGATGTATTAAAGAAATGGGAACCCATGAACAATTACTCCAAAATAAATCCTATTATTATAACCTTTATTCACAATAG
- a CDS encoding SMI1/KNR4 family protein — protein MIIIKPNSKRFSQQDLNELEKKVCASFPEEYVNFLRKYNGGEVEDNIIELSSGEIESFILSSFFGTRLEDMNDLLSCYETFEGRIPKGSIPIGRDVGGNIVCLNLNREGYGYIFLWDHDIELEFEDNEMKIQDLYYVAPSFEDFLQMIKPYDPEEDDLDGYEGEEVWMDPDFLKELKEKGLLD, from the coding sequence TTGATTATTATTAAACCTAACTCTAAAAGGTTCAGTCAACAAGATTTGAATGAACTAGAAAAAAAGGTATGCGCTTCATTTCCAGAGGAGTATGTAAATTTTTTAAGAAAATATAATGGGGGCGAAGTTGAGGATAATATAATTGAACTTTCATCTGGAGAAATAGAATCTTTTATTTTATCTTCTTTTTTTGGTACAAGACTAGAGGACATGAATGATCTTTTATCTTGTTATGAGACATTTGAAGGTAGAATACCTAAAGGTTCTATTCCGATTGGACGTGATGTTGGTGGGAATATTGTTTGTCTAAACCTAAATAGAGAAGGATACGGATACATCTTTTTATGGGATCATGATATAGAGTTAGAATTCGAAGATAATGAGATGAAGATACAGGATTTATATTATGTTGCACCGTCGTTTGAAGATTTCTTACAAATGATTAAGCCATATGATCCAGAAGAAGATGATTTGGATGGATACGAAGGCGAAGAAGTTTGGATGGATCCAGATTTTCTAAAGGAATTAAAGGAAAAAGGGTTATTAGACTAA